The genomic segment AGCGCGGGTAGCCGCAGTGCCAGCTCGCCGTTGGGGCAGCTCACGGCGCCAGGGATGGTCATCTTGCGGTGTTCTTCCTCGGTGCGGCCATCCACCAGCAGGAAGCGCTCTCCTGCAGCGCGGCGCGCCGCGAGGTCGTCGGCGCTCAGTCGCGGCGTGTGCTGAATCTGCTCGACCAGCTCGCCAAACGTCTTGGAGGGTACATTGACGCCCTTGAACAAAGTGTAGCCGGCGGCGGCCCAGGCGGGGGCGCCGCCGTCGAGCACCGTCACGTTCAGGTAGCCAAGGTGGGCAAGTTGCCGTGCCGCGCGTGATGCCACTTCATTTGCCGCATCGCCATCGTCGAACAGTACGATGCGTTCCGCGCGGCGCGGTGCCAGTTGGCCGACCTCCAGCTGAAGGCGGCTATAGGGCAGGGGCACGGCAAAGAAGGGATGGCCTTCGCCGTATTGGCCATGTTCGCGCACGTCGAAAAGGGCCAGCGACTGGCCATCGTTGAGCCATTTGCGTAGCGTGGTGGCGTCGATGGTATGCGTCAGGTCAGTCATGATTGGTTGGGGAAGTTGTCAGCGCAGGGCGATGCCCGACGCGGTGATCACCGAGGCGTACCGGGGCAGGTCGCGCGACAGGCTTGCATCGAGTTCCTGCGCCGATGAGGCGACCACGACATAGCCTGCGTCTTCCAGTTGGCTGCGCGTGGCGGGCACGTGCAGCACTGTCGCCACGTCCCGGCTGATACGGTCGACCACGGCGGTCGGGGTCGCCGCAGGGGCGAGAAGTCCTTGCCAGCTCTCCACGGCAAAGCCCGCGGCGCCGGCTTCGGCCAGCGTGGGTACCTGCGGGAGGGCCTTGGAGCGATAAGGGGTCGTGACCGCGAGCGCTGTAAGCCTGCCTGCCCGCACGTAGTCAGTCACGGCGGCCAGGGTGATGAGTGTGGCGTCAATATGACCGCCGAGCAGGTCCACCGTGGCCGGCGCGCCACCGGCATAGGGAATGTAGTTGACCCTGAAGCCAAGCTGGCGCGACAGCATTTCATGTGCGACATGCGCGATGCCGCCATTGCCGGGCAGCCCGAGTGCCAGTTCTCCCGGCTTGCGGCGTGCCAGGGCCACGTAATCCTGGAAGCTTCGTACCCCCAGGTCCGGCCTGACCACCAGCACCTGCGGGTTCACCACGGCCTTGGTGACGCCGCGGAAGGCATGGCTGGTGTCATACGGCAGGTTCTTGAACAGCGATGCGTTGAGCGTCACGCCTTCGCCGCCAAGCAGCAGCACGTGGCCGTCTGGCCTGGCCCTGGCGACCTGTGCCGCGCCGATGGTGCCGCTGGCGCCGACCACGTTGTCCACCACCACCGGTTGCTGCCACACCTCGCTGAGCCGCGTGGCAAGCGTGCGGGCCAGCTTGTCGGCGCTGCCGCCGGGCGCGACTGGCACCACGATGCGCACAGGGCGCGTGGGAAATGCCGCTTCGGCGGCGCCGGCGGGAAGCGGCGAAGCGGCCAGCATCGCTGGTGAAAGAACGAGGACGGCGCGGAGAAAGTTGCGACGGAACATGGTATCGACCCGGAAGCGAGCTGGCAGGCCGTCGCCGGCACGAAAGTGCGAAGGCCTGATGGGACCGTCAAGCTTACGAAGTCGGCTGGCGCGCACCAACGAATGTTTGAGCCTATCGATATGCGCCTTGCGGCTTGGTCGAGACAAGTCGCGATGGAAGCCGGCGGCATGTTGATACTCGAAAGCCTTCTTTTGCGCAGCTTCGTGTCGGCGTTACAGTCGGCGCATGACCCAACAGAACCTTTCCCCATCAGCGGTGCCGGGCAGCGACGTTGCCAGCCGGCGCCACGCGGCCGTGGCCGCCTTCATCGCCGAGGCAAGACAGTTGCTGGAGCGCACCCCGCATGCCAACCGCAAGACGCTGCATACCGTGGCGCGGGCGCTGGAGTGGCTCGGCGCACAACGCGACCTGTTCCCGTCGGCACACTTTCCTGTTTCGGCTGACAATCCCGCGCAGGTCTATCGCCTGTCCGAAGATCTCGATGGTCGCTACGCGCTCTACGTGTCCGCCGGGCTGCCCGGCAAGGCACAGCCGCCGCACGACCACACCACATGGGCCATCATTGCCGGCATCACCGGCAATGAGCGCAACGTCTTCTATCGCCGCGAAGCCACCGACGACCCGGCACGCGACCGCCTGACCGAGACCGGTCGCAGCGATGTCGTGACCGGCAGCTCCGTCACGCTGTTGCCCGACGACGTCCATACCATCGAGTTGATCGGCAATGAGCCCGGCCTGCACCTGCATTTCTACGGCCTGGCACTGGACCGCCTGAGCGGGCGCGTGGTGTTTGAAAGCGCCGCCGGCGGCAGCTATCGGCATTTTGGGCCACCCAGGCACATCGCCCATGCCGCCATCGACGCGCTCGCGTTGAAAGCTGCGCTGGCGGACGGCGACGAGATCGCGCTGCTGGATGTGCGCGAGACCGGCGTCTTTGTGCGCGGGCATCTGTTGCTTGCGGCCTCCGCCCCGCTGTGGCGGCTGGAGTTGCTGGCCGACAGGCTGGTGCCGCGCCGCGATACGCGCATCGTCCTGACCGATGGTGGTGATGACGGCGATCGCCTGGCGCACCAGGCGGCCGCCAAGCTGCTGCGCCTGGGCTGGCGCAACGTGTCGGTGCTGACCGGCGGCACGCGGGCATGGGCGACGGCGGGGTTCGAGATTTTCAGCGGCAGCAACGTGCCCAGCAAGGCCTTCGGCGAAGTCATCGAGCACCAGAAGCACACGCCATGGATCAGTGCCGGCGAACTGCAGCAGCGTATCGAGCGCGGCGACGACCTCGTGGTGGTCGACAGCCGCACCCCCGAGGAGTTTGCCGACTTCAGCCTGCCGTTCGCGCACAGCCTGCCCGGCGCGGAGCTGGTCTACCGTATCAGCGAGCTGGCGCCGCGGCCGGAGACGCTGGTCGTGGTCAACTGCGCGGGCCGCACCCGCAGCATCGTGGGCGCACAGACGCTGATCGATGCCGGGGTGCCGAATCCCGTGGTCTCGCTCAAGGATGGCACCATGGCCTGGCTGCTGGATGGCCGCACGCTGGCCAACGGGCGCCATACGTCGCTGCCCGAGCCGGCCGGCGCGACACGTGAAGCTGGCCGTGCACGTGCCGAGGCTGTCGCTGCCCGTGCCGGTGTGCGCCGTCTGGACGATGCCGGTCTGGCGCGGCTCGAGCGCGAAGCCGGGCGGCACACCTTGTATCGCTTCGACGTGCGCACGCGCGCCGAATATGAGGCCGGCCACCTGCCGGGCTGGCGCTGGGCGCCGGGCGGGCAACTGGTGCAAGCCACGGACGAATACGCGGCAACGCGCCATGCGCGGATCGTGCTCGCCGACTGGGACGGCGTGCGCGCGCTGACCACCGGCGCGTGGCTGGCGCAACTGGGCGCGCACGAGGTGTTCGTATATGCCCCATCGCCCGACGCCGCGGTCGACACCGGCCCGGAGCCGCTGCGTGTGCTGTCTTCGCGGCCCGCAGCGCAGCCGGTGTCGGCGCAGCAGGCCGATGCGCTGTTGCAGTCCGGGCGAGCACGCGTCTTCGATGTCGAGCGCCGCGCTGCCTATGAAAAGCGCCATGTTGCCGGGGCGCAGTTTGCGGTGCCTGACCGGCTCGAGGCCCTGATTGCAGAAGTGCCCGCCTACGAAACGTTGCTCGTCACGTCATCGGACGGTGTGCTGGCACGCATTGTGGCAGCGGAACTGGCGGCGCGCAGCGGCCGCGACGTGCGCTACCTGGCCGGTGGCACGCAAGCATGGACGGCGGCGGCGCTGCCCACCGGCAGCGGCGAGCAGGGCGTGCTGACCGGCGAGGACGATTACTGGTACAGCCCGTACCACCACGCTGATGTGGCGCGGCGCGATGCAGCATTCCGGGCCTATCTGGACTGGGAGATCGGTCTGGTCGCGCAACTCGAGCGCGAAGGGGACATCGGCATCCGGCTGTTGACGCAACTTCGCGGGCGAGTTGATCCGGATCGCTCATGTCAGGTCAGGGTACGGTGAAAGGCCTGGTCGAGATCGGCCAGCAGGTCTTGTGTGTCTTCCAGTCCGACGTGCAGCCGCACCACCGGTGCATTGCCTTGCCAGACCCGGTGTTCGCGCAGCCGTTCCGGCGGGGCGACCAGCGCGAGGCTTTCATATCCTCCCCAGGAGGCGCCGATCGAGAACCACTTCAGTGCGTCGACGAACGAGCCGGCTGCGCTGGGCCCGGCATCGCGGAATGCAAACGACACCAGGCCGCTGGCACCGCTGAAGTCACGCTGCCACAGCGCGTGGCCAGGGTCGTCCGGCAGCGCCGGGTAGAACACGCGCCCCACCTGCGGATGGCGCTGCAGCCATTGCGCGATTTCGGTGGCATTGCGTTGGTGCTGGGCGAGCCGCAACGGCAGCGTACGCAGGCCGCGCAGCGACAAGTAGGCGTCGTCAGCGCCGATGGCGAGGCCCAGGGCCTCGTGCGTGGCGGCGACGCTTTCGGCCAGCGCCGGGCTATCCACGACGACTGCGCCCTGCATCACGTCGGAATGCCCGGCAATATACTTGGTCGCCGCCTGGATCGAGATATTGGCGCCCAGGCGCAGTGGCTGCAGGAACCACCCGCCGCTCCAGGTATTGTCCACGGCCACCGGCACGCCGCGCTCGCGCGCCACTGCCGCCAGCTTCGGCAGGTCCAGCACCTCGAACAGCAATGAACCTGGCGATTCCAGGTAGACGAGCTTCGTCTCGGGCCGGATCAGCGCGGCAAGGTCGTCATGCGCTGGCGAAAAGTACTCAATGGTGACGCCCAGCCGCTGCAGCAGCGTCTTGTCGACGCGCCGCACGGGCGCGTAGACGCTGTCGGATACCAGCGCATGGTCGCCGGGGCCGAGCAGGGCCAGCAGCACCAGCGTGATCGCCGACAGCCCCGATGGCGCCAGGAATGCGCGATGGCCGCCTTCGAGCGTGCTCAGCGCGTTTTCCAGCGCCTCGTGCGTGTCAAGCCCGTGGCGGCCGTAGGAGACGACGCGCTCGCCGGCGGCGCGGCGGTGCTGGCGCGATTCCAGTGCCTGCTGGCTGGCGAAGCGTACCGTGCTGGTCCGCACCACCGGCACATTGACCGGCCCGGCACCGTCGCGCAGCGTCGGCGCCCCCGCGTGAAGCAATTGGGTATGTCTGCCCGCGGCGCTCATGCCGCCACCTTGCTGGGTTGCATCTGCGTGGCGTTGTAGTTGACGATCTCGCCGGTCTCAGGGCGCACGCCGTAGCGGCCCGTCAGCGTCTCGAGCGGTCGGCCATAGCAGTGGAAATGCAGCGTCGGCGCGTCGCCGATCACGTGGATGCTGTGGATGTCGTCGGGCAGGAAAGCGATTGGGGTGCCTGGCTCGACCGTCAGTTCGCGCTCGATTTCGAGTTGCGCGACTGTCGGATCGCTGCGGTCGTCGGTGCGGCGGTAGACGCGGTTGAACTCGCGGCCTTCCACGGCGACGATCACGGCCCACGTATCGTGGTTGTGCGGGATGGTGGTCTTGCCCGGATTGATCGAGTTCAGGTACAGCGCGGCCGCGTCGTCACCATCATCGGGATTGAGGCGATAGCGCGTCGAGGCGCCGCTGGCGGTATCCACCGGAGGCGGAAAGTCCTCGCGGGTGAAGAGTTCGCGCTGCCCGGCCAGCGCCTGCAGGCGCGCGGCAATGGCATCGAGCGCGGCGCGGTCAGGCTGGCCCGCGGCCAGGCGCCGGATGTCGGTCAGGGCGGCGGCCACTGCCTTGCGGCGGGCCGCCTGGCGGTCGGCGGGAGAAGAATGGCTCATGGTGCGGAGACTCCGTCAGCGGGAAAGAGGGAAGGCGCCGGCGCGAACGCGGCATCGAAATCGGGCGGCAGGCGCGGGATTGCACCGAGCGCGCGGCGCAGGAACGCGCGTGTGCGTTCGTGCCGTGGCTTGCCGAATATCTGCGCCGGCGGGCCGTGTTCGACGATCCGGCCGGCCTCGGTAAAGTAGATCTGGTCGCTGATCTCGGCCGCGAAGCGCATTTCATGTGTCACCAGTACGCAGGTCATGCCGTCCTCGACCAGTTCGCGGATCACGGTCAGTACCTCGCCGACGGTCTCCGGATCGAGCGCGGAGGTCACCTCGTCAAACAGGATCAGCTCGGGCTGCATTGCCAGCGCGCGCGCGATCGCAACGCGCTGTTGCTGGCCGCCGGACAACTCGCCCGGGTAGGCATTGGCTTTTTCCGACAGGCGCACCCTGGCAAGCAGCGCATGGGCCTCGCGCTCCGCCTCGGCGCGCGGGCGCCCCATCACACGGGTCGGTGCGAGCACCAGGTTCTCCAGCACCGTCAGATGCGGGAACAGGTTGTACTGCTGGAACACGAAACCGACGCGCTTGCGCAATGCAATGAGCGCGTCCTCGCCGCGCAATGTCTCGACGGCGGTGTCGCCCACGCGAATCTGCCCGCGTTGTGGTTGCAGCAGCCCGGTGATGCAGCGGAGGATCGTGCTTTTGCCCGAACCGGACGGGCCAATGATGGTGACGGCTTCGCCGCGGCGCACGTCGACGTCGATGCCGTTGAGCACCGTGTTGGCGCCGAAGCTCAGGTGCACGTCGCGCAGTTGCACCAGTGGCGATGTGGAGTGGCTGCCGGTGTCACGGCGCAGAAAGGACTCAGTGGCGTTCATGGCGGCGTTCCAGCGCGCGGGTACCGCGCGCAATCGGGTAGCAATAAGCAAAAAACAGGGCGAGCAACGTGAAGTAGACGAGGATCGTGAAGTCGGTGCGCGCGACCGTGTTGCTGGCAACCTGCGCGGTATCGACCACGTCATGGACGCCGACCAGTGACGCCAGCGACGTGCTCATCGTGATGCCGGCGTACAGGTTCATCCATGGCGGCAGCATGCGCCGCAGGCACTGCGGCAGCACGATCAGGCGGAAGATCTGGCGGCGGCGCAAGGCGAGCGACTGCGCTGCCTCCCACTGCGCGCTCGGAATCGACTGGATCGCGCCGCGAAAGATCTCGGCGACGTTGGCGCTTGCCGGCAGCGCAAGGGCCAGCACGACCTTGACCCAGTCCGGGAACGGAAAGGTCCAGTGGACCAGGTGCAGTTCGAACGGGAACACATAGGTGGTGAAATAGACCAGCACCAGCACCGGCGCGTTGCGGAACGCCTGCACCCAGGCACGTGTAAAGAGGCGAAACGCCGCATGCGATGACAATGACAGCGCCCCGATCACCAGGCCGGCAACGGTGCCGAGCACCATCGCCAGCACGCTGATCTCGATGTTGGCCCATAGCCCGCGCAGCAGCGCAGGGGTCCAGGTCCAGAGGCTGCGCACTGCGGCCGGCGTGCTGCCGGTGAAGCTCCAGAACAGCAGCAGTGCCGTCAGAGCGCCGAGCGTCAGCACCCACGGATCGCGCAGCGCGCGGCCCGGCAAAGGGGGGCGGCCGATGGCGGCCGGGAGAATCGAATCACTGGCCATAGCCGGGCATCCTCAGGTGATTTTCCAACCAGCGACCGGCGCGGCTGACCAGCCAGGTCAGCAGGCCGAACCAGGCCAGAATCAGCAACAGCAGTTCCAGCACGTTGTCGCGCTGCGTCCAGATCATGATGGATTCGTAGGTCACGTCGCCGACCGCGATGGCCGAGGCCACGGCAGTCATCTTGACGAGGTCCACCACGTTGTTGACCAGTGCCGGCAACGCGAAGCGCACCGCGAGCGGCAGTTCAACCTGGAGCAGCAGCTGGCGCCGCGAGAAGGCCAGCGAGCGCGCGGCTTCCAGCGTGATGCGGGCCACCGCCTCGATACCGGCGCGCAGCGCCTCGGCATGGAACACCGCCTTGTGCAGCGAGACCACGATCACGACCCAGACGAAAGGCGTCAGCGGATTGCCGGTGCCGCGGCTGGCGAGCTGCTGGGTGATCAGCATGTTCAGCACCAGGAATGCGCAGTAGAGCTGCACGAGCGTGGGGGTATTGCGCGTGAGCTCGACGAAGGCGCGGGCCGGTGCGGCGAGCGCGCGCCGGCCCGAGGTGAGCATTGCCGCCAGCGCGATACCGGCGGCGAGGCTGCACGGGATGGTCAGCAGGCAAAGCTTCAGCGTCACAACCAGACCACTCAGGAACGCCGCACGTTCGCCGGCGTCAAGTACGAAGGCATAGTTCAGCCCCAGCGGCTTGAGCGCCGCGACAACGGGGGCCAGGAGGTCACTCATGCCACCACCTCCAGCTTTGCCGGTTTCAGCGCGGCAACCGCACGCGCGATGCGTTGCAGCGCGTCCTCCAGCACCGTGTCGGCCACAGCAAAGGAGAGCCTGAAGTAGGGCGACAGGCCATAGGCAGCACCGTCGACGACAGCCACGCCTTCGGCCTCCAGCAGCCAGTCGGCCACGTCGGCGTCGCTTTCAACCGGCCGGCCGTCGGGCCGCAGGCGTCCGATCAGGCCGCCGCAGTTGACGTAGGCGAAGAATGCGCCCTGCGGTGGCAGCAGTTGCAGGCCCGGAATAGACGGGATGGTCCTGGTCACGAGTTCGGCGCGGCGCGCGTAGGCCTCCCGCGCGTTCTGCACGAACGTCTGGTCGGCTGCATCGAGCGCCGCCGCCACGGCGGCCTGGCCGATCGCGCTGGCGCCCGAAGATACCTGCGACTGGATTGCCGTCATTGCCTGCACCAGTTCCACAGGGGCGATGCCCCAGCCGATGCGCCAGCCGGTCATAGCGTAGGTCTTCGATGCGCCATTGACCAGCAGTGTGCGCGCGCGCAGGTCCGGCGCCACGTTCAGCCAGTGCGGTGGTGCAGCGCCAAAGCGGATCCGCTCGTAGATTTCATCGACCAACACGAGCACGTGTGGGTGGCGGCGTAGAACCTCGGCGAGGGCCGCGAGTTCGTCTGCACTGTAGACCGCGCCGGTCGGGTTGGCCGGGGTGTTCAGCACCAGCCAGCGCGAGCGCGGTGTCATTGCGGCTTCCAGCCGGGCGGCGTCAAGCTTGAAGCCGCTGCGCTCATCGCAGGGCAGAACCACCGGGGTGCCGTCATTGACGCGCACGATGTCCGGAAAGGAAGGCCAATATGGCGCCGGCAGCAGGACCTCGTCGCCGCTGTCGAGCGTGGCCGAGAATGCCTCGAAGATGACCTGCTTGCCGCCATTGGCGACAAAGACGTCGGCAGGGGTGACCGGGAACCCGTGGTCGCGTTGGTACCGGGCGGCAATTGCCTGGCGCAGCGCGACCGAGCCCGCGGTGGGCGTGTACTTCGTTTCG from the Cupriavidus sp. WKF15 genome contains:
- a CDS encoding amino acid ABC transporter permease — translated: MSDLLAPVVAALKPLGLNYAFVLDAGERAAFLSGLVVTLKLCLLTIPCSLAAGIALAAMLTSGRRALAAPARAFVELTRNTPTLVQLYCAFLVLNMLITQQLASRGTGNPLTPFVWVVIVVSLHKAVFHAEALRAGIEAVARITLEAARSLAFSRRQLLLQVELPLAVRFALPALVNNVVDLVKMTAVASAIAVGDVTYESIMIWTQRDNVLELLLLILAWFGLLTWLVSRAGRWLENHLRMPGYGQ
- the metC gene encoding cystathionine beta-lyase — translated: MSAAGRHTQLLHAGAPTLRDGAGPVNVPVVRTSTVRFASQQALESRQHRRAAGERVVSYGRHGLDTHEALENALSTLEGGHRAFLAPSGLSAITLVLLALLGPGDHALVSDSVYAPVRRVDKTLLQRLGVTIEYFSPAHDDLAALIRPETKLVYLESPGSLLFEVLDLPKLAAVARERGVPVAVDNTWSGGWFLQPLRLGANISIQAATKYIAGHSDVMQGAVVVDSPALAESVAATHEALGLAIGADDAYLSLRGLRTLPLRLAQHQRNATEIAQWLQRHPQVGRVFYPALPDDPGHALWQRDFSGASGLVSFAFRDAGPSAAGSFVDALKWFSIGASWGGYESLALVAPPERLREHRVWQGNAPVVRLHVGLEDTQDLLADLDQAFHRTLT
- a CDS encoding amino acid ABC transporter ATP-binding protein, which encodes MNATESFLRRDTGSHSTSPLVQLRDVHLSFGANTVLNGIDVDVRRGEAVTIIGPSGSGKSTILRCITGLLQPQRGQIRVGDTAVETLRGEDALIALRKRVGFVFQQYNLFPHLTVLENLVLAPTRVMGRPRAEAEREAHALLARVRLSEKANAYPGELSGGQQQRVAIARALAMQPELILFDEVTSALDPETVGEVLTVIRELVEDGMTCVLVTHEMRFAAEISDQIYFTEAGRIVEHGPPAQIFGKPRHERTRAFLRRALGAIPRLPPDFDAAFAPAPSLFPADGVSAP
- a CDS encoding rhodanese-like domain-containing protein encodes the protein MTQQNLSPSAVPGSDVASRRHAAVAAFIAEARQLLERTPHANRKTLHTVARALEWLGAQRDLFPSAHFPVSADNPAQVYRLSEDLDGRYALYVSAGLPGKAQPPHDHTTWAIIAGITGNERNVFYRREATDDPARDRLTETGRSDVVTGSSVTLLPDDVHTIELIGNEPGLHLHFYGLALDRLSGRVVFESAAGGSYRHFGPPRHIAHAAIDALALKAALADGDEIALLDVRETGVFVRGHLLLAASAPLWRLELLADRLVPRRDTRIVLTDGGDDGDRLAHQAAAKLLRLGWRNVSVLTGGTRAWATAGFEIFSGSNVPSKAFGEVIEHQKHTPWISAGELQQRIERGDDLVVVDSRTPEEFADFSLPFAHSLPGAELVYRISELAPRPETLVVVNCAGRTRSIVGAQTLIDAGVPNPVVSLKDGTMAWLLDGRTLANGRHTSLPEPAGATREAGRARAEAVAARAGVRRLDDAGLARLEREAGRHTLYRFDVRTRAEYEAGHLPGWRWAPGGQLVQATDEYAATRHARIVLADWDGVRALTTGAWLAQLGAHEVFVYAPSPDAAVDTGPEPLRVLSSRPAAQPVSAQQADALLQSGRARVFDVERRAAYEKRHVAGAQFAVPDRLEALIAEVPAYETLLVTSSDGVLARIVAAELAARSGRDVRYLAGGTQAWTAAALPTGSGEQGVLTGEDDYWYSPYHHADVARRDAAFRAYLDWEIGLVAQLEREGDIGIRLLTQLRGRVDPDRSCQVRVR
- a CDS encoding tripartite tricarboxylate transporter substrate binding protein; translated protein: MFRRNFLRAVLVLSPAMLAASPLPAGAAEAAFPTRPVRIVVPVAPGGSADKLARTLATRLSEVWQQPVVVDNVVGASGTIGAAQVARARPDGHVLLLGGEGVTLNASLFKNLPYDTSHAFRGVTKAVVNPQVLVVRPDLGVRSFQDYVALARRKPGELALGLPGNGGIAHVAHEMLSRQLGFRVNYIPYAGGAPATVDLLGGHIDATLITLAAVTDYVRAGRLTALAVTTPYRSKALPQVPTLAEAGAAGFAVESWQGLLAPAATPTAVVDRISRDVATVLHVPATRSQLEDAGYVVVASSAQELDASLSRDLPRYASVITASGIALR
- a CDS encoding amino acid ABC transporter permease, producing the protein MASDSILPAAIGRPPLPGRALRDPWVLTLGALTALLLFWSFTGSTPAAVRSLWTWTPALLRGLWANIEISVLAMVLGTVAGLVIGALSLSSHAAFRLFTRAWVQAFRNAPVLVLVYFTTYVFPFELHLVHWTFPFPDWVKVVLALALPASANVAEIFRGAIQSIPSAQWEAAQSLALRRRQIFRLIVLPQCLRRMLPPWMNLYAGITMSTSLASLVGVHDVVDTAQVASNTVARTDFTILVYFTLLALFFAYCYPIARGTRALERRHERH
- a CDS encoding aminotransferase class I/II-fold pyridoxal phosphate-dependent enzyme, whose amino-acid sequence is MSILLSQRARRVRLSPIAAAGQRATALARQGRDILALTAGEPEFDTPEAIKRAAIAALARGETKYTPTAGSVALRQAIAARYQRDHGFPVTPADVFVANGGKQVIFEAFSATLDSGDEVLLPAPYWPSFPDIVRVNDGTPVVLPCDERSGFKLDAARLEAAMTPRSRWLVLNTPANPTGAVYSADELAALAEVLRRHPHVLVLVDEIYERIRFGAAPPHWLNVAPDLRARTLLVNGASKTYAMTGWRIGWGIAPVELVQAMTAIQSQVSSGASAIGQAAVAAALDAADQTFVQNAREAYARRAELVTRTIPSIPGLQLLPPQGAFFAYVNCGGLIGRLRPDGRPVESDADVADWLLEAEGVAVVDGAAYGLSPYFRLSFAVADTVLEDALQRIARAVAALKPAKLEVVA
- a CDS encoding cysteine dioxygenase family protein; this encodes MSHSSPADRQAARRKAVAAALTDIRRLAAGQPDRAALDAIAARLQALAGQRELFTREDFPPPVDTASGASTRYRLNPDDGDDAAALYLNSINPGKTTIPHNHDTWAVIVAVEGREFNRVYRRTDDRSDPTVAQLEIERELTVEPGTPIAFLPDDIHSIHVIGDAPTLHFHCYGRPLETLTGRYGVRPETGEIVNYNATQMQPSKVAA